A segment of the Chrysiogenia bacterium genome:
AGCTTCATGTCCTGCTGCAGCGTCACCGCGTAGATCCCGTTCTTCGAAGGCAGCAGGTCGAGCGCGATCAGGTCGGAGAGTTTCACCCGGTGATCGCCGCGCGCAAGCAGGCCGTCCATCTTGTCCGTGATGTAGACGAAGAGACCCTTGCGCGAGGGAGTCAGAAATGTGTGGGAAGCGGGAACCCCGGCAGCCTGGAACTGGAGATCGGCACCTTCCTGGCTGCCAATGGCAAACTTCTCCGCCGGGAATTCCTTGCGGAGAACCTGATCCCCGCGCGTCAGTACAACGGTCGGGACGAGGGGCTCATTCCCCTTCTTCGGTGCTGCGTTCTCAGGTGCCATGTAGTGATTTTTATAGCCGACAAGCCCGGCTTAGAAAAGCCTAGCGGAGCGAAGTTTTGCTGCTGCGTTTCTTGGGCTTGGGCTGCTGCGCCTCGCGAAGTCGGCGCTCTTCAAGCTTCTCGGTCGCCTCTTCAGAGATGGCCCCTTCGTCAGCGGCCTGCTTGAGTTCCTTGTCGAACTGCCGGTTGAGCGAGCGGATGCCGGCAAAGACACGGTCGAGCTCGTCGGTGGCTTCGTCCTGGATGTTGGCGTTGGTCGGGGGGGTCCATTCCTGAATGATAATCACGTTGGGCGTGTCACGCTCGCCCTCGATTTCCAGGGCATTGAACTTGAGCGTGCCGTCCTTGCCCTTCTTCACCTTGGGCTGCGCTTCGGCAGCAGGCTTTTTGGGCTTGGCCTGGGCAAAAGCATGCGACGGCGCAAACGCGACGGTCAGTGCTGACGCGATGAGGCCGATCTGCCACATGCGAACCATCAGGCAACTCCTTGGCGTCCCATTACGGACGCGAATTGGGCGAAGAACTTTACAATCGTTTATATAGCCGACCCGCCCGGGCTCCGCAAGGGGTTTCTAACTGCCTGATTTTACAAGGGAGTTATTGGGTCAGTTTGCGCCCGGTTGCCTTCGCCATGGAGCGTAGCTTGGCATAAAACGCTTCGTCTCCATCGGCAATGGCCGCCTGGAGCTTGAGCCGCGACTTGCTCCTGGTCTGGAGATTGTAGATATCGACGATGACGTACCAAGCCTTGGGTGACTGGGCGATCTCGCCGTGCACCAGGTAGTTTGCCTTGGCGGTAAAGGCCACGCGCACCTGGCACTGGGCCGAGCCGCATTTGCCGGACCAGCCCTTCTGTTTCTCGATCGTATCAATCTCGGCGGGCGCCGTCAGGTCGACACCAAGCCCCAGGATATCCCGGAAGATCTGGTCGACTTGCTGAAGCAGAGCGGGCTCCACAGCGCCCTTGGCAACCTCAAAGGGATAGAGCGTGACCGGCACGCGCGTCTCTTCTACGACCGGTGCAGCCGCAACGGCCGCTGCCGGCGGGGCGCTTGCAGCGGCGGTCGCAGGGGTCGCGGCAGCGCCAGCTTCCGCCGGGCCTTCGGCAACGGCGCCTTCAGTAGCGGTGCCTTCAGCAGCGCCGGCCTCGGGGGCAGGTGTTTCCGCGGCCTGTGCTGCCTCTGCCGAAGCGCCCTCGCCTGCCGGCGCTTCCGCGGTGGCTTCGGCTTCTCCGCCAAGCACGGGCTCCAGATCATCGCCGCCGCCGCTGTCCTGCGCCGCGAGTTCTTCGGCCGAGACGAATCCGGGCGTCCTGGGGCGCTCAACTCCCAAATCCTGGGCCAGCACCGTCACCCAGGGATTTACCTCATCCTTGCGCTCACCGCCGGCACGCAGGTAGCGCACGAAGTAGACGAGCGCCTGTTGTTTGTCGCCCCGGTAGAGTTCCTGGAAGATTCCCATGTTGTAGAGGACCGCCTGCGACGTTGGGTAGCGCGAAAGGTGGTCCTGATAGATTGCTTCGGCCTTCTTGAAGTCGCCGGCACGCCGGTAAGCCCGGCCCAGGTTGGCCACGGCCCACTCGTTGTCGGGTTCAAGCTTGTAGGCGGCCTCGAAGGATTCGAGCGCCTTGTCATGCTCGCCTCGCTTGCGCTGAACGACGCCCAGCAGAACGTGCGCCTCGGGCGATTTTTCCCGAACATTGACCATCGAAGTGGCCTGCTCGAGCGCGCGATCAAGATCCCCGGCATCCAGGTAGAACGCGCAGCGCTTGCAGGTTGTCTGGAGGAGCTGATACTGGGGGTCTCGCGACTTGGCGGCCATGGAACCCGCTGCTTCTTCCGCCTGGCGTCGACGGGCGTCCTCTGCAGCCTTGCGGGCACTCGCCTGCGCCTCGGCCCGGCGCCGCGCCTCTTCGCGGGCACGGCGGCGCGCGAGAATTTCTTCACGCGAAACCTGCTTTCGCTGGCTGTCTTCACCGAGGGCTTCGCTCAGGAAATCCTGATCGACTTCGAGCCCCTTCTTTTCATCCTTGGGCGCACAACCAACCATCAGCGAACCGACCAGGCACGCCATCATCAGCAGGTGCATCACGTTGCGCAGACGGGTCATTTACTTTTTCCCTCCCTGCGGCGCGGCAGTTGCCGGGGCTTTGGCCGGTTTGGCAGCAGGTTTGGCGGCGGGCTTAGCTGCCGGTTTTACAGCAGGCTTCGCAGCGGGCTTCGCAGCCGGCTTGGCACCGGCGGGAGCCTGGGCTCCCTGCGTGGGCGCGGCCCCTCCGGCCGGTGCTCCGGTCGCTCCGGCAGCAGCCGGGGCCGCGGTCGGCGCGGGTTTGGGCGTGGCCTTTGGAATCGGAGGTTTGCGCTTGGGATTGCCAACGTGGAAATCGCGCACCGCGCAGATGATCTGGTCGCCCAGCTCGTTCTTCGCGTAGCGGCCCGGCGAGATCGTCGCCAGCTTCTGGTAGCTCTTCTCGATCCAGTCGTTGAAGGTCTCGTTCTTGCGCGAGTACAGCACGTTCTGCTCAAAGGTCTGAATCGCCTTCTCTTCGAAGGGGAAGGCCTGTTCTTCGAGCGCAAATCCGTATTCTTCGAGCAGTAGCTCGTCGCCCTGCACTTCCTTGGGACGCTCGGAGTTGAGCAGCGCACTGCGGAAGTTCAAAAGCGCCTCACCGATCTTGTAGGTCGAACCGGTGGTGTATTCCTCGATCTGATACGCGGCAGCCTCACCATAGAGCTTGATCAGCTTGGAGAGCAGCGTCTGCTTCCTTTTTAGCGAGCTCTTGAGCGGAAGTTTCAGCTCGTAGGGCGCGTATTCGTCGAAGGCCAGGTTGGCCAGCAGGAACTTGGCACGCGCCGAGAAGTTCTTCGGAAGCTCGGGCTCGGTCTTTTCGTAGCGAGTCTGCATGGCAAACAGCTCGCCCCAGGTTTTCTCGGCCTCGGCGTACTGCTCACGCGAGTAAGCGGCAAAACCCTCGATGAACTTCGCCTCAACAAGACGTTTGGGCTTGGCACCGAACTTCCGGGTGTAGTTGCGGAAGGTCTGGAGCACGCGCTCCCAGTCCTCAAGCTCTTCGTACATCTTGCCGGACACATAGAAGAGGTCTTCGGCCTTCTCCATGTCCTTCTGCCGCTCGAAGAGCGCCGACGCCTTCAGGAAGGATTCGGCCGCCTCGGGCAGGCGTTTTTCTTCGCGGTAGTGGGTTCCGACAACAGCCATACCCTTGGGCGAGAGGTCGGAGTCGGGATAGGCATCGGCCAGGGCATTGAACGTCGCGATGGCCGAATCCCACTGGCCGCCATCCTTGTAGGCGATGGCGCCGTCGTAGAAAGCGGTCGGGGCGATGTCCACGTCCTCAAGCTCGGGATCGTTGGGAACAGTGAGGAAGAGCTTGGCCGCCTCGATGAATTTCTTGTCCTTGCGCGCCTGCTCGGCCTGCTTGTAGATGGCCGCCGCGATGAGCGTTCGCAGATCCTTGCGCTTGGCCTCGGTCGCACGCCCGGGCGGCAGCAGGGCCAGAGCCTTGCGGAATTCCTGCTCGGCCGCGACCTGATCGCCGCCTTCAAGATAGGTCGTCGCGATGTATTCCTGCGCCTGCGAAGAACGCGGGTCCTTCGGGAAGCGATCGATCACACCGCGGTAGACCTCGCGCGCGCGGGCGTATTGTTTGCTGGAGAAGAGCAGCTCGCCTTCGTTGAAGAGCATGTCGGCCACTTCGGGGTGCTTGGGATGCGCCTCGACAAAGCGCGCAAGGGCCGAGATGAGCGGGCTGGTAAAGCCGCTCTTCTTGAGCCCCTCGGTGCGGTCGAACTCTGCGGGTTCGCTCTCTTCAGAAGCAACTGCCGGGGCTGCGCCCTCGGCAGGTTTGGCCTGGGCCTTTGCCGCCTGGGCGGTTTCGAACTCCGCCTTGAACTTCTCGAGATCTTCATCGAGCGCATTCTGCCAGGCGACGATCGCCTTGTACGCGGCGCTTTCCTTGCGTTCGGCAGTATGCTCGCTCTGCCAGGCAACCTGCTCGTATTCGAGCGCGGCATTGGCCCAGTCTTCGAGCGAGTAATAGGATTCGGCCAGGAAGAAGCGCGCTTCGGGCGCCTCCTTGTCCTGGGGATAGTCCTTGAGGAACAGGCGATAGTTGTTCGCCGCGAGCTGGTAGTGCTCGGCCGGATCTTTCGTGCCCTTGGCCTGGGCCTTGGCCAGGTGATACTGGGCGAGCTGGAAGACGGCCTTCGAGCGAATCTTCTCCGCGTCGGCCCGGTCTTTCTCTCCGGTGTTGGCATTCCACCATGCGCCGTCACGGGCCAGGCGGGTAACGATGTCCTCACGCGCGCCGTTGACCTTGTCCCAGCGCTTGTCCTTTTCGTAGACGGTGACGATCAGTTCCATCACGCGGGGCACGGCCGAGTAAGTGGGGTACTTCTCGATCATGTCCTGATAGATCTCGATCGCTTCCTGATAGCGCTCTTCCTTTTCGTAGAAGGCGCCCATGGAAATGTAGGTGTACTGTTCGTAGTCGGACTTCGGCGCCTTCTTCCAGAACGCGGCCAGGTTGTCCGGACCGCTTCGCCCATCGCCCATTTCCGACCAGGCGATGGCCTGGAAGCGAATCGCCTCTCGGGCAAGACCGGTCGACTGCTCATAGATATCGGCAAAACGCTGGTAGCGACCGGCCGCTTTCTCGTTGTCGATGACCGTTCGGACCAACTGATCCATCCACGCGATCGTGTCTTCGTAGCGTGCCATGCGGAAACTCGACCAGCCGAGCTGGAAGAGCGCCTGATACTGATAGTACGGATCGTCGTTCTTGATCGCGATGGCGTTCTTGAACGCGTCTTGCGCTTTTTCCAGCCAGTCCATGGCCGAGAAAATGTCGAGACCCGCGGTGCGGTTCACATACGACATACCCAGCCGGAACCAGGCAGCCTGGGAACGCGGATCGCCCTTGTTCTTGTTGAGGAAGCTGACGAGCACTTCCTCCGAACGATCTTCGAGTCCCATTTCCTGATAGGCAAATGAGAGCTGGTAGAGGACCTTGTCGTTGTCGCGGCGATCGGGGTAATCCTCAAGCAGTTCTTCGTAGAGCTTGATCGCGTCGCTGAAGTCCTTGAGCGGGAGTTCCATGTCCGGGTTGCAGCCGGCCTTGCCCGCCTCGCAACGTGCTTCGTTGCGATCGAAGTTCGTCATGTCCTGCAGGAAGCGCTCGTTCGCGTAGCGCACATACAGATCCGCAAGGGTATGAATTGTCGTGGGAATGGTCGCGCTCTTGCTGACCGCGGAGTCCTTGTTGCGGTAGCGCCCGAGGAAGGCCAGGCGCGCATCGATGCGTTTCTTGAGCGCATCGAGATTCTCGCCCTCGCCCTCCCCCCCGAGCTCGGAGAGCGCCACCTCGGTCTGCTCACGCTCGCGAGCGGCCTTCTGGCTGCGCTCGCTCTGCTCGTCGGCCTGACGGGCCTTTGCCTGTTCGGCGCGCAGTTGAGCTTCCGCTTCCTCGTTGCGGCGTTTTTCGATCTCGGCCTGCAGCCTTGCAACCTCGGCCAGCTCTTCCTGCCGCTTGGCCTCGGCGCGGGCCCGACGCTCGGCTGCGATGACGGCCACCGGGTCCATCGAGCCGCCTTCGACGAGGGATTCAAGGTCTTCCATGCCTTCGGCGCCTTCGAGGACTTCAGCCTCGCCAAAGGACTGAAGCGCGGCTTCGGTCTCTTCATCGCTACGATCAAGGCCGATGCCGCGCTCGCCGGGTTCTTCACTCTCGCGATTCTGGGGACCGCCGCCCCGCTGGGCCTCGACGCGGCGCTTGTGACGTTGCACAAGACGCGGGCCCGAGGACTCGGCGCACGAAGAGAGGCTCATCACCAGTGCGAGCAACGCGCAGACCAGCACGCGGGGCGCGCCCGGGCGGGGCGTTCCCTGCGAGGCGGCTCTCTCTTTTGTACTGACGCAGAGTCGTCCCATGCGCTCCTCTATTGACCCGACTGACGGTCAAGCGCGCCGATGACGCCGAATTCCGCCTCTGCAACGAAGCGCTCCAGACGTCCGTCGTAGCGCTTGTAGACTGCTGCCACTTCATCGATGACTTTTTCAGTCAGGCCCAGATAGTAGCGCTCGCTCTGGCTGAGAAGCTGAGCTTGCTTGCCGGTGACTTCCTGGCTGCGGCGCTTGAGATCGCGCATGCGCGAACGGGTCGCCACGGTATTGTCCTGAATGGCGCGCAGCTTCTCCTGGGCGCGGTTGATCTCGCCCTTGAGCTTGCTGAGTTCCTTGTTATAGAGCGCCGTGAGCACGGCCGACGCGCCGCCCTGCCCCCGGCGACGCAGGCCTCCGGCGGTCATTTCCGTATTGCTGAGAATGGCCCAGGCCATCTCGCCGCGCAGGATTTCAAGATGCTTGGTATCGCGGGCAATGCGGTGGGTAATCTCTTCGGTCGCGCGCAGTTCCGCTCCCGACATCGTCGACTCATTGGCCGACATCCATGCCTTGAGCTCGCGGCTCATTTTGCGAAGCTGGGAGAGCTTGCGGTTGTACTCCTGCAGGCGCTCGGTTTCCTTTTTGGTGGCCAGCGCCCAGATATCGGCATCCTTGCTTCGGTTGTTGATGCGCGCGTCGAGCAGCTCGTACTGCTGCTGCAGACGGTCGATTCGCTTTGCAAAGGACTCATCGAGGCGGCTCTCGAAGTCACCCAACGTGCCGAGCTTCTGGTCGATCATGTTCGTCTGGTGGCTCAGGTCCGAGCCCGCCGCGCGAAGTTGTCGCAGGTGCTCGCCCACTTCGGTGTGCAGTTCGAACCACTCGCGCACTTCCGGGTTGGTCACGACGCGAACAAAGACCTGCTTCTCGTCGTCGTTCATCCCCTCGGTGGGATCGATCCGCGAGATCGAGCTGGCCGGATCGAAGTAGAGCCGGATTTCCTGAAAGTGATTGCGCAGGAATCCTTCTTCGATGACGTAGTGAGCAAACTTGCGCTCGTCCTCGTAGAACTCCACTGCTGTCTGATAGGCACTGATTGCCTTGTCGTAGACCCCGAGGTTCACATAGGCCGATCCGATGAGCAGCAGCGCTTCCTGACTCAGGCGCCCGGCGGGCACGCCTTTGATGAGTTTGTTGAGTGTTACGATCGCCTGGACGAGCTGGTTCTGATAGATCTCGGCCCAGGCCTTCGCGTAGAGCGCGTCGGGGTAATAGGGGTTTTCTTCGGGAATCTCCGAGAAAACATCCACCGCCCGCCCGTGGGCCTTGTTCTGAACGTAGAGATATCCCAGCGCGAGCTGCGACTTCGCAACGAGCGCTTCGAGCGTAACCCGCTCATCGGGATAGAGGGCCGCTGGGATGATGCGCACCTCGGTCTCGCCCGTCTGGCGGTTCTGCAGCTTGAGGCGCACCGGCGAGACGAGCTTGCGCCCCATCTGGATCGCACTGATGAATGCTTTTTCGGCGTTTTGCGCCTCACCGAGTTGCGAGTAGGCCAGCCCCAGCGAGTAGCGGGCGAAAGGCCCTTTGCTGCTGCTCTCGGGCACCTTGCTCAGGGCCGCAACGGCCTCCTTGGGAGCGCCAAGCTTCAGGAACGAGATTCCTGCCAGGTAGCGGGCGCCATCGA
Coding sequences within it:
- a CDS encoding tetratricopeptide repeat protein produces the protein MTRLRNVMHLLMMACLVGSLMVGCAPKDEKKGLEVDQDFLSEALGEDSQRKQVSREEILARRRAREEARRRAEAQASARKAAEDARRRQAEEAAGSMAAKSRDPQYQLLQTTCKRCAFYLDAGDLDRALEQATSMVNVREKSPEAHVLLGVVQRKRGEHDKALESFEAAYKLEPDNEWAVANLGRAYRRAGDFKKAEAIYQDHLSRYPTSQAVLYNMGIFQELYRGDKQQALVYFVRYLRAGGERKDEVNPWVTVLAQDLGVERPRTPGFVSAEELAAQDSGGGDDLEPVLGGEAEATAEAPAGEGASAEAAQAAETPAPEAGAAEGTATEGAVAEGPAEAGAAATPATAAASAPPAAAVAAAPVVEETRVPVTLYPFEVAKGAVEPALLQQVDQIFRDILGLGVDLTAPAEIDTIEKQKGWSGKCGSAQCQVRVAFTAKANYLVHGEIAQSPKAWYVIVDIYNLQTRSKSRLKLQAAIADGDEAFYAKLRSMAKATGRKLTQ
- a CDS encoding tetratricopeptide repeat protein encodes the protein MGRLCVSTKERAASQGTPRPGAPRVLVCALLALVMSLSSCAESSGPRLVQRHKRRVEAQRGGGPQNRESEEPGERGIGLDRSDEETEAALQSFGEAEVLEGAEGMEDLESLVEGGSMDPVAVIAAERRARAEAKRQEELAEVARLQAEIEKRRNEEAEAQLRAEQAKARQADEQSERSQKAAREREQTEVALSELGGEGEGENLDALKKRIDARLAFLGRYRNKDSAVSKSATIPTTIHTLADLYVRYANERFLQDMTNFDRNEARCEAGKAGCNPDMELPLKDFSDAIKLYEELLEDYPDRRDNDKVLYQLSFAYQEMGLEDRSEEVLVSFLNKNKGDPRSQAAWFRLGMSYVNRTAGLDIFSAMDWLEKAQDAFKNAIAIKNDDPYYQYQALFQLGWSSFRMARYEDTIAWMDQLVRTVIDNEKAAGRYQRFADIYEQSTGLAREAIRFQAIAWSEMGDGRSGPDNLAAFWKKAPKSDYEQYTYISMGAFYEKEERYQEAIEIYQDMIEKYPTYSAVPRVMELIVTVYEKDKRWDKVNGAREDIVTRLARDGAWWNANTGEKDRADAEKIRSKAVFQLAQYHLAKAQAKGTKDPAEHYQLAANNYRLFLKDYPQDKEAPEARFFLAESYYSLEDWANAALEYEQVAWQSEHTAERKESAAYKAIVAWQNALDEDLEKFKAEFETAQAAKAQAKPAEGAAPAVASEESEPAEFDRTEGLKKSGFTSPLISALARFVEAHPKHPEVADMLFNEGELLFSSKQYARAREVYRGVIDRFPKDPRSSQAQEYIATTYLEGGDQVAAEQEFRKALALLPPGRATEAKRKDLRTLIAAAIYKQAEQARKDKKFIEAAKLFLTVPNDPELEDVDIAPTAFYDGAIAYKDGGQWDSAIATFNALADAYPDSDLSPKGMAVVGTHYREEKRLPEAAESFLKASALFERQKDMEKAEDLFYVSGKMYEELEDWERVLQTFRNYTRKFGAKPKRLVEAKFIEGFAAYSREQYAEAEKTWGELFAMQTRYEKTEPELPKNFSARAKFLLANLAFDEYAPYELKLPLKSSLKRKQTLLSKLIKLYGEAAAYQIEEYTTGSTYKIGEALLNFRSALLNSERPKEVQGDELLLEEYGFALEEQAFPFEEKAIQTFEQNVLYSRKNETFNDWIEKSYQKLATISPGRYAKNELGDQIICAVRDFHVGNPKRKPPIPKATPKPAPTAAPAAAGATGAPAGGAAPTQGAQAPAGAKPAAKPAAKPAVKPAAKPAAKPAAKPAKAPATAAPQGGKK
- a CDS encoding tetratricopeptide repeat protein, which codes for MDLSRNSRVQHRSLALLLAGVVGLGFFFRDIPNLSSAAGTGHPYYSSARKLGLVFELANYDSEMDDPVWARPSLPTVLAHAKGQPLEPNVKLRLAQLYQRLGLAQASLGQYEELINEAKKGPAVAAGLAGLQSLLYEVGEYGRAVSTLDLVEKFEDPVDLDGARYLAGISFLKLGAPKEAVAALSKVPESSSKGPFARYSLGLAYSQLGEAQNAEKAFISAIQMGRKLVSPVRLKLQNRQTGETEVRIIPAALYPDERVTLEALVAKSQLALGYLYVQNKAHGRAVDVFSEIPEENPYYPDALYAKAWAEIYQNQLVQAIVTLNKLIKGVPAGRLSQEALLLIGSAYVNLGVYDKAISAYQTAVEFYEDERKFAHYVIEEGFLRNHFQEIRLYFDPASSISRIDPTEGMNDDEKQVFVRVVTNPEVREWFELHTEVGEHLRQLRAAGSDLSHQTNMIDQKLGTLGDFESRLDESFAKRIDRLQQQYELLDARINNRSKDADIWALATKKETERLQEYNRKLSQLRKMSRELKAWMSANESTMSGAELRATEEITHRIARDTKHLEILRGEMAWAILSNTEMTAGGLRRRGQGGASAVLTALYNKELSKLKGEINRAQEKLRAIQDNTVATRSRMRDLKRRSQEVTGKQAQLLSQSERYYLGLTEKVIDEVAAVYKRYDGRLERFVAEAEFGVIGALDRQSGQ